A part of Diachasmimorpha longicaudata isolate KC_UGA_2023 chromosome 11, iyDiaLong2, whole genome shotgun sequence genomic DNA contains:
- the Cndp2 gene encoding cytosolic non-specific dipeptidase, with translation MASEIPAVLQKLYGYIDQHKKEYIDNLREAVAIKSVSSWPDSRGECVRMIEWMEVKMKALGAQTELAPIGNETLLDGRVIPLPPVLLASLPKDPKKKTVLIYGHLDVQPALIEDGWDTEPFTLIEKDDKLFGRGSTDDKGPVLCWLHALQGYKAIGEEFPVNLKFIFEGMEECGSEGLDKLLWERKDSFLNDIDYVCISDNYWLGTTKPCITYGLRGLTYYHLEVSCAKADLHSGSYGGCVHEGMSDLIYLLNTLVDVNGKIQVEGIYDSVAKLTDAEINSYKDIEFDVAEFKTSVGANRLAHNEDKTQLLMHRWRQPSLSIHGIEGAFSEPGAKTVIPRRVVGKFSIRIVPDMKVEDVEAKVKAHLEKEWKKRGSPNNMKIVMGHAGSPWTENPDHPHYVAARTATKYVYGVDPDLSREGGSIPVTLTFQEVTGKNVLLLPVGCGDDGAHSQNEKLNIRNYIQGTKLLGSYLYEVSRL, from the exons ATGGCGTCAGAAATCCCTGCAGTATTGCAGAAACTTTATGG CTACATAGACCAACATAAAAAGGAATACATCGATAATCTCCGTGAAGCAGTCGCCATAAAGTCGGTATCATCATGGCCAGACTCTCGTGGCGAATGCGTAAGGATGATAGAGTGGATGGAGGTGAAGATGAAGGCGCTTGGAGCCCAGACAGAGTTAGCCCCAATTGGTAATGAAACACTTCTGGATGGCAGAGTCATCCCACTTCCTCCTGTTCTCCTCGCATCACTCCCCAAGGACCCAAAAAAGAAGACAGTCTTGATCTATGGACATCTGGACGTTCAGCCAGCCCTCATCGAAGACGGTTGGGACACCGAGCCCTTCACCCTCATCGAAAAGGACGATAAACTTTTTGGTAGGGGCAGCACCGATGACAAGGGTCCAGTTCTCTGCTGGCTGCATGCTCTCCAAGGTTACAAGGCCATTGgtgaggaattcccagtaaacCTGAAGTTCATTTTCGAGGGAATGGAGGAGTGTGGCTCTGAGGGGCTCGACAAACTCCTCTGGGAGAGAAAGGATTCATTCCTGAATGACATTGATTATGTCTGTATCTCTGATAACTACTGGTTGGGTACTACCAAGCCCTGTATCACTTATGGCCTTCGTGGGCTGACGTACTACCATCTTGAAGTATCCTGTGCTAAGGCTGATTTGCACAGTGGATCCTACGGTGGTTGTGTCCACGAGGGTATGAGCGATCTCATCTACTTGCTCAATACTCTGGTTGATGTCAATGGCAAGATACAGGTCGAAGGGATTTACGATTCTGTTGCCAAACTGACTGATGCAGAGATCAACAGTTACAAGGACATCGAATTCGATGTGGCTGAGTTTAAGACATCCGTCGGTGCTAATAGACTTGCTCACAACGAAGACAAAACCCAGTTGTTGATGCATCGCTGGAGGCAGCCCAGTCTCTCCATTCATGGAATTGAGGGTGCCTTCAGCGAGCCCGGGGCCAAGACTGTGATACCAAGAAGAGTAGTTGGAAAATTCTCGATCAGAATTGTTCCTGATATGAAGGTTGAGGATGTTGAGGCTAAGGTGAAGGCACATCTTGAAAAGGAGTGGAAGAAGAGGGGGAGTCCGAATAATATGAAGATTGTTATGGGACATGCGGGAAGCCCCTGGACGGAGAATCCAGATCATCCGCACTACGTTGCTGCCAGGACAGCCACCAAGTACGTGTATGGGGTGGATCCTGATTTATCTAGAGAGGGAGGCTCCATTCCTGTCACACTCACCTTCCAGGAGGTCACTGGGAAGAATGTACTACTGTTGCCAGTTGGCTGTGGTGATGATGGAGCACATTCCCAGAATGAAAAGCTCAATATTCGGAATTACATTCAGGGT ACCAAACTACTGGGTTCATATCTCTACGAAGTCTCTCGCCTGTGA
- the LOC135167362 gene encoding leucine-rich repeat-containing protein 59-like yields the protein MKMTVKSKVKDKLQDETLDLSWCDLTEVPVKEIATIKKASHLDLSNNQLVSIPETIVSLTHIVKLDLSKNLLTEIPENIGEMKQLKYLDLYSNQISRLPLSMGDLKNLKWLDLKDNPLTSAVASVAGPCNNLAECVQCARSIVSHLSRIRQTVEEEKKRRNEASTAASAPAPTNKKEKKKKKKNNVKDEKQNQKDGDGKISASHEGAIDHTSQLRERNRGKSGESSSEGEGDSGCSLLSATFSFIIVLGLISICIIILLPKMNSHYSAFIVGYLENQTTLPVGEYQKWGIEKFDVYSEVVMAFLGRMKTLVSEIFAKIIGEQHKCCGN from the exons atgaaaatgacGGTTAAAAGCAAAGTTAAGGATAAACTGCAAGATGAGACTCTTGATTTGAGCTGGTGTGACCTTACCGAGGTGCCTGTTAAGGAGATT GCAACAATTAAGAAAGCCTCGCACTTGGATTTGTCCAATAATCAGTTGGTTTCCATTCCT GAAACAATTGTTAGTTTAACGCATATTGTTAAACTCGATCTCAGCAAAAACCTGTTAACTGAAATACCTGAGAATATTGGAGAAATGAAACAGTTGAAGTATTTGGATTTGTACAGCAATCAG ATCAGTAGATTGCCGCTGAGCATGGGtgatttgaaaaatctcaaatGGTTGGACCTAAAAGACAATCCACTGACATCAGCTGTTGCCAGTGTAGCTGGCCCATGCAACAATCTTGCCGAATGCGTGCAGTGTGCTCGTAGTATCGTATCGCACCTGAGTCGAATCAGGCAAACCGTCGAGGAGGAGAAGAAAAGAAGAAATGAAGCATCGACAGCTGCAAGTGCACCTGCTCcaacgaataaaaaagaaaagaagaagaaaaagaagaataaTGTGAAGGATGAGAAACAGAATCAGAAGGATggtgatggaaaaatttcagcGAGTCATGAGGGGGCTATTGATCACACATCTCAGCTTCGTGAACGGAACAGGGGGAAATCGGGTGAATCATCATCAGAAG gTGAGGGGGACAGCGGGTGCTCACTGTTGTCTGCAACATTCTCATTCATTATCGTGTTAGGACTGATATCGATCTGCATAATAATTCTTCTTCCGAAAATGAATTCACACTACTCAGCTTTCATCGTTGGCTATCTTGAAAATCAGACGACATTACCGGTGGGGGAGTACCAGAAATGGGGAATTGAAAAGTTTGATGTGTATTCAGAAGTTGTGATGGCATTTCTAGGTCGTATGAAAACACTAGTATCAGAGATTTTTGCTAAAATAATTGGCGAGCAGCACAAATGTTGCggcaattga
- the LOC135167329 gene encoding uncharacterized protein LOC135167329 has product MGIDDDLVTVLRDLVEFLETLCDVKLPDSLEHVRSDLLRRSRTSLEVRTPNSTTLEPYLEMKPGKGKALVLPKFNKLDDAILTEYIDADHQAPSVQVSSECQNEYESFGNAPVNPTPVTEEENDAEEQLKIIYRSFSAEQTRSKCHKCGPLQQLKDERNIFMKSVLRERPCWIGIVGTYLLTYDNKDAKKPKEISSIRGFSARPAPTLLISDPDRSKSVFEVFSPGSKTLQYIGRAPKDMEQWVAVINRLGTGSQTEKPNIEIQAALFEQLIPSFESNTSISEEQYQDIGLATDSFKGRKTPEKAKIPKDLEKEDKSPEKSKTAPSSSPPPLPARIPRRLPSLPQTPTPCTSTCDDMTEEKDDIYYSIEEMKAGTTYINLKPLNKKANSTPATEKQEIELYDDIQGMEPKPLTAEEKVETYDEVGTSEGKKRENTRDSPKKKSFFNRFKGQKESPKKEDSKKKEKQNVIETSRPTDQELPTYDDIQGISPETKISDSHVIEEQENYTCPPAPRPVFVDPPLQIEEEIYDDIGHIRETERNESAVISDNCELEHYQVPRVQDPIDLGQLNVANEEEFYDDVAIRDHFRARQRDSACSSSSSEKAVNNVAKVWSRFASGKKNNDKNGLKKNGSEEGLEGGVESGEDGNDPKVNKFHKLKSKMEHALNITGKPPIPSFTNRYDGH; this is encoded by the exons ATGGGGATTGATGATGATCTAGTCACTGTACTTCGCG atCTCGTGGAGTTTTTGGAAACGTTGTGCGACGTCAAATTGCCCGATTCCCTCGAGCATGTTCGCTCTGATCTGCTCAGGAGATCGCGAACTAGCCTGGAAGTTCGCACTCCAAACTCGACAACACTGGAGCCATACCTGGAGATGAAGCCGGGAAAGGGAAAAGCTCTGGTGCTAccgaaattcaataaattagaTGACGCCATTCTAACGGAGTATATTGATGCCGATCATCAGGCTCCGTCCGTCCAAGTATCCTCAGAGTGTCAGAATGAGTATGAAAGCTTTGGAAATGCCCCGGTGAACCCTACACCAGTGACTGAGGAGGAGAATGACGCCGAGGAACAGTTGAAAATTATCTACAGGAGCTTTTCCGCGGAACAGACGAGGAGCAAGTGCCACAAGTGTGGACCTCTTCAGCAGTTGAAGGATGAGAGGAATATTTTCATGAAGAGTGTGCTGAGGGAGAGACCGTGTTGGATTG GCATAGTTGGTACCTACTTACTCACCTACGACAACAAAGACGCCAAGAAGCCCAAGGAAATATCGTCAATCCGAGGTTTCTCAGCTCGCCCAGCCCCAACTCTACTAATCTCGGATCCCGACCGTTCAAAGTCGGTATTCGAGGTGTTCTCCCCAGGAAGTAAAACCCTGCAATACATCGGGCGAGCGCCAAAGGACATGGAGCAATGGGTAGCAGTGATAAACCGTCTGGGAACAGGTTCTCAGACTGAAAAACCGAACATTGAGATCCAAGCAGCCCTCTTCGAGCAACTAATTCCCAGCTTCGAATCAAACACCTCAATTTCCGAGGAGCAATACCAAGACATTGGACTAGCGACCGACTCCTTCAAAGGTAGAAAGACACCAGAGAAGGCGAAAATCCCCAAAGATCTCGAGAAAGAAGATAAATCACCAGAGAAATCGAAGACTGCTCCATCGAGTTCGCCCCCTCCACTTCCAGCTAGGATACCCAGAAGACTTCCATCCCTTCCTCAGACACCTACCCCCTGCACTTCCACCTGCGATGACATGACTGAAGAGAAAGACGACATTTACTACTCAATCGAAGAAATGAAAGCCGGAACAACTTACATCAATCTCAAGCCCCTGAACAAGAAAGCGAACTCCACTCCCGCAACCGAGAAACAAGAGATCGAGCTCTACGACGACATCCAGGGGATGGAACCGAAGCCCCTCACTGCCGAGGAAAAAGTCGAAACCTACGACGAAGTGGGAACGAGCGAGGGCAAGAAGAGGGAGAATACACGAGACTCACCGAAGAAGAAATCCTTCTTCAACAGGTTCAAAGGACAAAAGGAATCTCCGAAGAAGGAGGACTcgaagaagaaggaaaagcagAATGTGATAGAGACCTCGAGACCTACTGACCAAGAGTTGCCGACGTATGACGATATCCAGGGAATATCACCCGAAACAAAAATAAGCGACTCCCACGTGATCGAGGAGCAGGAGAATTACACGTGTCCCCCTGCACCTAGACCAGTTTTTGTGGATCCACCCCTGCAAATTGAGGAAGAGATTTACGATGACATTGGACACATACGTGAGACTGAACGAAATGAATCAGCCGTAATCAGTGATAATTGCGAGCTTGAGCACTATCAAGTGCCCAGGGTACAGGACCCAATTGACCTGGGTCAATTAAACGTGGCGAATGAGGAAGAGTTCTACGATGATGTGGCTATTCGGGATCATTTCAGAGCGAGGCAACGAGACTCCGCATGTTCCTCGTCATCGTCTGAGAAAGCTGTGAACAATGTTGCCAAGGTTTGGAGCCGATTTGCCAGTGGAAAGaagaataatgataaaaatggaCTCAAGAAGAATGGGAGCGAAGAGGGCCTCGAGGGAGGTGTAGAGTCTGGAGAGGATGGCAACGATCCTAAAGTCAATAAATTCCATAAACTTAAGAGCAAGATGGAGCATGCCTTGAATATAACTGGAAAACCACCTATTCCATCGTTCACCAACAGATACGACGGTCATTAA
- the LOC135167357 gene encoding pyruvate dehydrogenase E1 component subunit alpha, mitochondrial-like isoform X1 → MLTKKYWNIGKMLRAKFLQHFPPLLLRYSTHTASKTATMNLKYEHLYKLEKTPAESSTITLEEATSALKMMMYIRRMERKAAELYLARLINGFLHLYSGQEAVAVGLKMSLDDGDSVITAYRCHGIACVFGVSARDVLAELMGRKTGIASGKGGSMHMYAKGFYGGDGIVGGQIPIGAGIAFAHKYKGEPNVCFALYGDGAASQGQIHEAWNMSKLWNLPAVFICENNRYGMGTSADRHSANPAFYTRGDCIPGIKANGMNILEVREVCKFARDHALRSGPIILEFETYRYFGHSMSDPGTAYRTRDEIKGVQENEDPIELFIKFLIDQQLMTEPEVAELRKTTNKQVDTELDQAKSDPWPGPEDISASTYVKPLEKMRGKIPWEFH, encoded by the exons ATGTTAaccaaaaaatattggaatattGGAAAGATGTTGAGAGCGAAATTTCTCCAGCACTTTCCTCCCCTTCTCCTACGATACTCCACCCACACGGCCTCCAAGACAGCCACAATGAATCTA AAATATGaacatttatataaattagaaaaaacccCTGCAGAATCCTCAACCATAACTCTGGAGGAAGCCACTTCAGCACTTAAGATGATGATGTACATCCGTCGGATGGAAAGGAAGGCAGCTGAGTTGTATCTGGCACGTCTCATAAATGGCTTCCTCCATTTATATTCAGGACAG GAAGCCGTGGCAGTTGGTCTTAAGATGTCCCTCGACGATGGTGATTCGGTAATAACCGCATACCGTTGTCACGGAATCGCGTGCGTCTTCGGAGTGTCTGCCAGGGACGTGTTGGCCGAATTAATGGGACGTAAAACTGGTATCGCGAGTGGTAAGGGAGGATCAATGCACATGTACGCCAAGGGATTCTACGGTGGAGATGGAATAGTGGGAGGACAG ATTCCAATCGGTGCCGGAATCGCCTTTGCCCATAAATACAAAGGCGAGCCCAACGTCTGTTTCGCTCTCTATGGGGACGGTGCAGCCTCTCAAGGGCAAATCCACGAAGCCTGGAATATGTCCAAGTTGTGGAATCTCCCGGCGGTATTCATTTGCGAGAATAATCGGTATGGAATGGGCACTTCTGCAGACCGTCACTCTGCTAATCCTGCCTTTTACACGAGAGGGGATTGCATACCGGGAATTAAG GCAAATGGAATGAATATACTGGAAGTCCGTGAGGTCTGCAAATTCGCTCGCGATCACGCCTTAAGAAGCGGCCCAATAATCCTAGAATTCGAGACTTATCGTTACTTCGGGCACAGCATGAGTGACCCTGGAACGGCATATCGTACGCGTGACGAGATAAAAGGTGTCCAGGAGAACGAGGATCCAatagaattatttatcaaatttttgatCGACCAACAGCTGATGACGGAGCCTGAAGTCgcg GAGCTTCGAAAAACAACAAATAAACAAGTGGACACTGAACTAGACCAAGCGAAATCAGACCCCTGGCCGGGGCCCGAGGATATATCAGCCTCTACATACGTgaaacccctagaaaaaatgcgtggaaAGATCCCATGGGAGTTTCACTAA
- the LOC135167357 gene encoding probable pyruvate dehydrogenase E1 component subunit alpha, mitochondrial isoform X2, whose protein sequence is MLTKKYWNIGKMLRAKFLQHFPPLLLRYSTHTASKTATMNLKYEHLYKLEKTPAESSTITLEEATSALKMMMYIRRMERKAAELYLARLINGFLHLYSGQEAVAVGLKMSLDDGDSVITAYRCHGIACVFGVSARDVLAELMGRKTGIASGKGGSMHMYAKGFYGGDGIVGGQIPIGAGIAFAHKYKGEPNVCFALYGDGAASQGQIHEAWNMSKLWNLPAVFICENNRYGMGTSADRHSANPAFYTRGDCIPGIKANGMNILEVREVCKFARDHALRSGPIILEFETYRYFGHSMSDPGTAYRTRDEIKGVQENEDPIELFIKFLIDQQLMTEPEVAVKKFINNQ, encoded by the exons ATGTTAaccaaaaaatattggaatattGGAAAGATGTTGAGAGCGAAATTTCTCCAGCACTTTCCTCCCCTTCTCCTACGATACTCCACCCACACGGCCTCCAAGACAGCCACAATGAATCTA AAATATGaacatttatataaattagaaaaaacccCTGCAGAATCCTCAACCATAACTCTGGAGGAAGCCACTTCAGCACTTAAGATGATGATGTACATCCGTCGGATGGAAAGGAAGGCAGCTGAGTTGTATCTGGCACGTCTCATAAATGGCTTCCTCCATTTATATTCAGGACAG GAAGCCGTGGCAGTTGGTCTTAAGATGTCCCTCGACGATGGTGATTCGGTAATAACCGCATACCGTTGTCACGGAATCGCGTGCGTCTTCGGAGTGTCTGCCAGGGACGTGTTGGCCGAATTAATGGGACGTAAAACTGGTATCGCGAGTGGTAAGGGAGGATCAATGCACATGTACGCCAAGGGATTCTACGGTGGAGATGGAATAGTGGGAGGACAG ATTCCAATCGGTGCCGGAATCGCCTTTGCCCATAAATACAAAGGCGAGCCCAACGTCTGTTTCGCTCTCTATGGGGACGGTGCAGCCTCTCAAGGGCAAATCCACGAAGCCTGGAATATGTCCAAGTTGTGGAATCTCCCGGCGGTATTCATTTGCGAGAATAATCGGTATGGAATGGGCACTTCTGCAGACCGTCACTCTGCTAATCCTGCCTTTTACACGAGAGGGGATTGCATACCGGGAATTAAG GCAAATGGAATGAATATACTGGAAGTCCGTGAGGTCTGCAAATTCGCTCGCGATCACGCCTTAAGAAGCGGCCCAATAATCCTAGAATTCGAGACTTATCGTTACTTCGGGCACAGCATGAGTGACCCTGGAACGGCATATCGTACGCGTGACGAGATAAAAGGTGTCCAGGAGAACGAGGATCCAatagaattatttatcaaatttttgatCGACCAACAGCTGATGACGGAGCCTGAAGTCgcggtaaaaaaattcataaacaatCAATAA
- the LOC135167324 gene encoding uncharacterized protein LOC135167324, translating into MESVVDDAKSEELKSSWRTNLFGVYAKVFKVMLSGWKEKIEHNEEEDREKELEALVLPSNEEWRYQVYYRLVDLQREIDSGLETTLRLGEEGETLEEPKTVMFKQMSLSKTFEWEPTGTSMSFWDSARERSLEKLDSLESGSMTEEFTEPRWRVSDILLTAKVLQKRFLTQVIKFSDEAEMRRVFGLTYDVLRYKQVLNQTLEDSDFWKKYRTFRNRDRIVWLLLYDLQGRRYSRSPQVAIQEARDTAFQEAGIQDIEEALVERKTRIAASVSRLRIGGSALTLEHLLPIHLRNSTGVSWTDESAIASGWVNTLKIPSKSDFINEMSKLNLRLAASNEDLGEDSYIFDPVCPKVVDFFEKTRERIAVSRLVETKSFVFLERTLCLGAAALVRAINKGKLCGPIILTHPVAPRHTGYLAGLLVDIEEAGRLLAFGAGLQRGEYENYLQELGFTEREVRIFAEKYSEAPGFSEMERATIVLATPPCSYTGIRDIVDLSVARGGDTELLESLTTVDDKSQLEQPKRLLAEQLSSLKYALTRPNVQLLIYQVHSVLPSETTEMVEQVVDYANKIATDKYTKEHTKRKSPKDTSPKSAGRSSRAGKQSSIHQDSKSRSHEEEDDEEIALVTDIHVPDSDLFEIGHTNDLNVDESSITIPEYQNGCYLGVVRRKEMMQFNSLFMIKVAESRGLFGDPNAKPKSPEHPEPLKEEPKSPEGVRKKKKKGRKTISLGRITAPTHAFILRSDNRGTRRQSVDDASSGFSWGRDRLSCPKYSQRVAKDECSLSAQVRETRRSDARRWWEQSATFLLHAARCKSCKFRIFHTDPWTRRVLYAPRVQKIVFDGDT; encoded by the exons ATGGAATCGGTCGTGGATGACGCGAAATCCGAGGAGTTGAAAAGCTCCTGGCGGACTAATTTATTCGGAGTCTACGCCAAAGTGTTCAAGGTCATGTTGTCAGGGTGGAAGGAAAAGATAGAGCATAATGAGGAAGAAGATCGTGAGAAGGAGCTCGAGGCCCTGGTTTTACCCAGCAACGAAGAATGGAGGTATCAGGTGTATTATCGCCTAGTCGATCTCCAACGGGAAATCGATTCAGGACTGGAAACCAC GTTGAGACTGGGAGAGGAAGGGGAGACCTTGGAAGAACCGAAAACTGTGATGTTCAAACAAATGTCTCTATCAAAAACCTTTGAATGGGAGCCCACTGGCACGAGCATGTCCTTTTGGGATTCAGCCAGGGAAAGAagtctagaaaaattggattcCCTGGAATCAGGTTCGATGACAGAGGAATTCACGGAACCTCGTTGGAGAGTCAGTGACATACTTTTAACTGCCAAAGTCCTCCAGAAGCGATTTCTAACACAAGTCATTAAGTTTTCCGATGAGGCCGAAATGAGACGAGTATTTGGACTGACTTACGACGTCTTGAGAT ACAAACAAGTATTGAATCAAACTCTGGAAGACTCGGATTTCTGGAAGAAATACCGGACCTTCCGGAATCGCGACCGAATCGTCTGGTTGTTGCTGTACGACCTGCAGGGCCGTAGGTACTCCAGGAGTCCCCAAGTGGCGATTCAAGAAGCTAGAGACACTGCATTCCAAGAAGCTGGGATTCAAGACATCGAGGAAGCCCTCGTCGAGAGGAAAACGCGTATAGCTGCGAGTGTCTCAAGGCTCCGGATCGGAGGCTCAGCCCTGACGCTGGAGCACCTGCTGCCGATTCACCTGAGAAACTCGACTGGTGTCTCCTGGACGGACGAAAGCGCGATTGCCTCAGGGTGGGTGAATACGCTTAAAATTCCAAGTAAATCGGACTTCATCAATGAAATGTCGAAGCTGAACTTGAGGTTAGCAGCAAGCAATGAAGATCTTGGTGAGGACAGCTACATATTTGATCCGGTGTGCCCCAAGGTCGTGGATTTTTTCGAGAAAACTCGGGAGAGGATCGCTGTATCGCGACTGGTGGAGACCAAGAGCTTTGTCTTTCTGGAGAGGACTCTCTGTCTTGGAGCTGCTGCACTGGTGCGGGCCATCAACAAGGGAAAGCTCTGTGGTCCCATCATCCTGACTCACCCAGTCGCCCCCAGACACACTGGATACCTCGCAGGTCTCCTCGTGGACATTGAAGAGGCCGGAAGACTTCTGGCTTTCGGTGCTGGTCTCCAGCGAGGAGAATACGAGAATTATCTCCAGGAGTTGGGGTTCACTGAGCGCGAG gTACGAATTTTCgcggaaaaatattctgaagctCCCGGATTTTCCGAGATGGAACGAGCgacaattgtcctagccactCCTCCCTGCAGCTACACGGGTATACGTGATATAGTGGACTTATCAGTGGCTCGTGGAGGTGATACTGAACTCCTAGAATCCCTAACAACAGTAGACGACAAGTCCCAGTTGGAGCAGCCGAAGAGGCTCCTCGCGGAGCAGCTCTCCAGCCTCAAGTACGCCCTGACACGACCAAACGTCCAGCTGTTGATCTACCAAGTCCACAGTGTTCTTCCCTCCGAGACCACGGAGATGGTGGAGCAGGTAGTCGATTACGCCAACAAAATAGCGACTGACAAGTACACAAAGGAGCACACAAAACGCAAATCACCAAAAGACACGAGTCCCAAGAGTGCTGGCAGGTCTTCAAGAGCTGGTAAACAATCATCCATCCACCAGGACTCGAAAAGTCGTTCTCACGAGGAAGAGGACGACGAGGAGATTGCGCTTGTCACCGATATTCACGTGCCGGACAGCGACTTGTTCGAGATCGGCCACACAAATGATCTGAATGTCGATGAATCGAGCATCACCATCCCGGAGTATCAGAACGGCTGCTATTTGGGGGTCGTAAGGAGAAAGGAGATGATGCAGTTCAATTCCCTGTTCATGATCAAGGTCGCTGAGTCCCGGGGCCTCTTCGGGGATCCCAACGCCAAGCCCAAGAGCCCAGAACACCCGGAGCCCCTCAAGGAGGAGCCCAAGAGCCCCGAGGGAGTcaggaagaagaagaagaaagggagGAAGACCATCAGCTTGGGGAGGATTACAGCACCAACGCACGCCTTCATCTTGAGGTCCGATAATCGTGGCACCAGGAGGCAGTCTGTTGACGATGCCTCCAGTGGCTTCTCCTGGGGAAGGGACAGACTCTCCTGTCCGAAGTACAGCCAGCGAGTCGCGAAGGACGAGTGTTCCCTCAGTGCTCAAGTGCGTGAGACCAGGCGGAGTGATGCCAGAAGGTGGTGGGAACAGTCTGCTACGTTTCTCCTTCACGCTGCCCGATGCAAGTCCTGTAAATTCAGGATTTTTCATACAGACCCCTGGACCCGACGTGTGTTATATGCACCGAGGGTGCAGAAGATCGTCTTCGATGGGGACACATAA